In one Vulgatibacter incomptus genomic region, the following are encoded:
- a CDS encoding pirin family protein, with product MDDTIRRTFPLGFLWETKDPFLFCAHHDDSYPRGNEAQGPEASLEERNLGSDFEPRDGWRMYHGREVPGFPSHPHRGFETVTIVRRGLIDHSDSLGAAARFGRGDVQWLTAGRGIQHAEMFPLVHPDRPNPLELFQIWLNLPRADKRVEPHFTMLWAKDIPTREVVDDAGRRTAVTVVAGTFGDATPPPPPPGSWASRPETDVAIWTLRMEPGAKFTLPAAAAGTGRAFYFFAGSSLRVETQRIGASTGVELRDERSVTLENGPDEAELLLLQGRPIGEPVAAHGPFVMNTMDELRQTFADYQRDRFGGWPWESDAPVHPRESGRFARHADGRIERVEEDLA from the coding sequence ATGGACGACACGATCCGGAGGACCTTTCCCCTGGGCTTCCTGTGGGAGACGAAGGATCCCTTCCTCTTCTGCGCCCACCACGACGACTCGTATCCGCGCGGCAACGAGGCCCAGGGGCCGGAGGCGTCCCTCGAGGAGCGCAACCTCGGCAGCGACTTCGAGCCGCGCGACGGCTGGCGGATGTACCACGGCCGCGAGGTCCCGGGCTTTCCCAGCCACCCGCATCGCGGGTTCGAGACGGTAACCATCGTGCGCCGCGGCCTCATCGATCACTCGGACTCGCTGGGAGCGGCGGCGCGCTTCGGTAGGGGCGACGTCCAGTGGCTCACCGCCGGTCGCGGCATCCAGCACGCGGAGATGTTCCCCCTCGTCCACCCGGATCGGCCGAACCCGCTCGAGCTCTTCCAGATCTGGCTCAACCTGCCCCGGGCCGACAAGAGGGTGGAGCCCCACTTCACCATGCTCTGGGCCAAGGACATCCCCACCCGCGAGGTGGTCGATGATGCCGGGAGACGCACCGCCGTGACGGTGGTGGCGGGGACCTTTGGCGACGCCACGCCGCCTCCGCCTCCCCCCGGATCTTGGGCGTCCCGTCCCGAGACCGATGTGGCGATCTGGACCCTGCGCATGGAGCCGGGCGCGAAGTTCACGCTCCCTGCGGCGGCTGCCGGCACGGGGCGTGCGTTCTATTTCTTCGCCGGCAGCTCCCTTCGTGTGGAGACCCAGCGGATCGGTGCGTCCACCGGCGTCGAGCTTCGAGACGAGCGCAGCGTCACGCTCGAGAACGGACCGGACGAGGCGGAGCTCCTCCTCCTGCAGGGCAGGCCGATCGGTGAGCCCGTCGCCGCCCACGGGCCCTTCGTGATGAACACGATGGACGAGCTGCGGCAGACCTTCGCCGACTACCAGCGCGACCGCTTCGGCGGCTGGCCCTGGGAGAGCGACGCGCCGGTCCACCCCCGTGAGTCGGGCCGCTTCGCGAGGCACGCCGACGGCCGGATCGAGCGGGTGGAGGAGGACCTCGCCTGA
- the alkB gene encoding DNA oxidative demethylase AlkB — MDLFDRAPGSSGLPRTEHLGPGAVLLRGFAGPSLADIVGDLRKTVAIAPFRHMITPGGFRMSVAMSNCGALGWVSDRSGYRYSREDPGSGRPWPPMPDSFRTPAESAAAAAGFQGFAPDACLINRYDPGARMTLHQDKNERDFSQPIVSVSLGLAAVFLFGGESRSDRPARVRLAHGDVVVWGGPSRLVFHGVMPMQDGVHPLLGPHRFNLTFRKAG; from the coding sequence ATGGATCTCTTCGATCGAGCACCGGGGAGCTCCGGCTTGCCTCGGACCGAGCACCTGGGCCCGGGCGCGGTCCTGCTCCGCGGCTTCGCCGGTCCGAGCCTCGCCGACATCGTGGGCGACCTGCGAAAGACGGTCGCGATCGCCCCCTTCCGTCACATGATCACGCCCGGCGGTTTCCGCATGTCGGTCGCGATGAGCAACTGCGGCGCGCTCGGGTGGGTGAGCGATCGCAGCGGGTATCGCTACAGCCGAGAGGATCCCGGGTCAGGGCGCCCCTGGCCTCCCATGCCGGATTCCTTCCGCACGCCCGCCGAGAGCGCCGCTGCGGCCGCGGGCTTTCAGGGGTTCGCGCCAGACGCGTGCCTGATCAACCGCTACGACCCCGGGGCGAGGATGACGTTGCACCAGGACAAGAACGAGCGGGACTTCTCGCAGCCGATCGTCTCGGTGTCCCTCGGGCTCGCGGCCGTCTTCCTCTTCGGCGGCGAGTCTCGCTCCGACCGTCCCGCCCGGGTGCGCCTGGCGCACGGCGACGTCGTCGTCTGGGGAGGGCCTTCGCGCCTGGTGTTTCACGGCGTGATGCCCATGCAGGACGGAGTGCACCCGCTCCTCGGCCCCCACCGATTCAACCTGACCTTCCGCAAGGCAGGGTGA
- a CDS encoding 2OG-Fe(II) oxygenase: MKTIPTQTIENVRWNDVAEELDRSGSARIEGLLGSAQCEALAGLYPRDDCFRKTVVMARHGFGSGEYKYFRYPLPEPIQELRTAIYPHLAPIANRWNETMGVDVRYPPDHAAFLARCHDAGQTRPTPLLLRYEAGDYNCLHQDLYGAHVFPLQLTILLSAPGRDFDGGEFVLTEQRPRMQSRPEVVPLSQGDAVIFAVHYRPVEGTRGFYRVQMRHGVSRVRAGRRHTLGIIFHDAA, translated from the coding sequence ATGAAGACGATCCCCACCCAGACGATCGAGAACGTCCGCTGGAACGACGTCGCAGAGGAGCTCGACCGAAGCGGCTCGGCCCGGATCGAAGGGCTGCTCGGGTCCGCCCAGTGCGAAGCGCTCGCGGGCCTCTATCCGCGCGACGACTGCTTCCGCAAGACCGTGGTGATGGCCCGCCACGGCTTCGGGAGCGGGGAGTACAAGTACTTCCGCTATCCCCTGCCGGAGCCCATCCAAGAGCTCCGCACCGCCATCTATCCGCACCTCGCCCCCATCGCGAATCGTTGGAACGAGACGATGGGCGTCGACGTCCGCTATCCCCCCGACCACGCGGCCTTCCTCGCGCGCTGCCACGACGCCGGCCAGACCAGGCCGACGCCGCTCCTGCTGCGCTACGAGGCCGGCGATTACAACTGCCTTCACCAGGATCTCTATGGGGCGCACGTCTTCCCGCTCCAGCTCACGATCCTCCTCTCCGCGCCGGGTCGCGACTTCGACGGAGGCGAGTTCGTGCTCACGGAGCAGCGCCCGAGGATGCAGTCGCGCCCCGAGGTCGTGCCGCTCTCCCAGGGCGACGCGGTGATCTTCGCAGTTCACTACCGCCCGGTGGAGGGCACGCGAGGCTTCTACCGGGTGCAGATGCGGCACGGCGTGAGCCGGGTACGAGCCGGCCGGCGGCACACCCTCGGGATCATCTTTCACGACGCCGCCTAA
- a CDS encoding type IV toxin-antitoxin system AbiEi family antitoxin domain-containing protein — protein MSGPTTRSPDWDRLYETAAAQDGLFTAQQAAEAGYSPQLLAHHLGARRIRRVRRGIYRLVYFPAGDHEDLTVVWLWSEREGVFSHQTALALHDLSDVLPAQVHLTLPKAWRNRRLRVPTGVVLHYGDVAERERRWFGPVPATAPLRSLEDCVAEHLPPELLRGAALDAIDRGLVAREELSAVDEALDPFGGLEP, from the coding sequence ATGAGCGGGCCGACCACCCGATCGCCCGACTGGGACCGTCTCTACGAGACCGCGGCGGCCCAGGACGGGCTCTTCACCGCGCAGCAGGCGGCCGAGGCCGGCTACTCGCCGCAGCTCCTCGCCCACCATCTCGGCGCCCGGCGGATACGACGAGTCCGCCGCGGAATCTACCGCCTCGTGTACTTCCCCGCGGGTGACCACGAGGACCTGACTGTGGTCTGGCTGTGGTCGGAGCGGGAGGGCGTCTTTTCCCACCAGACCGCGCTGGCCCTCCACGACCTGTCGGATGTTTTGCCTGCGCAGGTCCACCTCACGCTCCCAAAGGCGTGGCGCAACCGGCGGCTGCGGGTGCCCACCGGCGTCGTCCTGCACTACGGCGACGTAGCAGAGAGGGAAAGGCGATGGTTCGGCCCCGTGCCGGCGACCGCTCCGCTGCGGTCGCTCGAAGACTGCGTGGCCGAGCACCTGCCGCCGGAGCTCCTGCGTGGCGCCGCCCTCGATGCGATCGACCGAGGCCTCGTCGCGCGTGAGGAGCTGTCTGCCGTGGACGAGGCGCTGGACCCCTTTGGAGGGCTCGAACCATGA